The following proteins come from a genomic window of Halorussus halophilus:
- a CDS encoding DNA-binding protein yields MSSTYQIGNEVSDDEQTVEQEEERFEGVEERVELRPTVELEIQAKVDLNHPDGVGRGLTLEAEERLLAREQEIGRTRERADRGQDAEREAGTRGTVAVGSVEQRRTFEKRAASVDPWCDPDRKDPREMLSRDELAAVNRQTVRLDEKLRGWTRAAISRRLAERVADGASMTSAVMAVYEELRTAPGQVIPIGNVGEVNRREVSIEGTVRKLWEPSSPVIQQVGLIEDETGVVRFTAWRKSDVPMVREGETVEFRSVAKNWYEGRCSVALTGWSSVHFPERRQW; encoded by the coding sequence ATGAGTAGTACGTACCAGATCGGTAATGAAGTTTCGGACGACGAACAGACAGTCGAACAGGAAGAAGAGCGATTCGAGGGGGTCGAGGAGCGTGTGGAGCTACGGCCCACGGTCGAGTTGGAGATTCAAGCGAAAGTCGATCTGAACCACCCAGACGGCGTTGGGCGAGGACTCACCCTCGAAGCAGAAGAGCGACTGCTGGCACGCGAGCAAGAGATTGGCCGGACGCGAGAGCGAGCCGACCGAGGGCAAGACGCAGAGCGTGAGGCGGGGACGCGAGGGACGGTGGCGGTGGGGAGTGTCGAGCAGCGCAGGACTTTCGAGAAGCGAGCGGCGAGCGTGGACCCGTGGTGTGACCCAGACAGGAAAGATCCGCGTGAGATGCTTTCGCGGGACGAGTTGGCGGCGGTGAACAGACAAACCGTGCGATTAGACGAGAAGCTCCGTGGATGGACACGGGCGGCAATCAGCCGGCGGTTGGCTGAGCGAGTTGCAGATGGAGCGAGTATGACGAGCGCGGTCATGGCCGTGTACGAGGAACTACGGACGGCTCCCGGGCAGGTGATTCCTATCGGTAACGTTGGGGAGGTGAATCGGCGAGAAGTGAGTATTGAAGGAACAGTGAGGAAGCTATGGGAGCCGTCGAGTCCTGTCATTCAGCAAGTTGGGTTGATAGAAGACGAGACCGGCGTCGTCAGGTTCACAGCGTGGCGCAAGAGCGATGTGCCAATGGTGCGAGAAGGCGAGACGGTTGAGTTCCGGAGCGTGGCCAAAAACTGGTACGAGGGACGATGCTCAGTTGCGCTCACAGGGTGGAGCAGCGTGCATTTCCCTGAACGCAGGCAGTGGTGA
- a CDS encoding Cdc6/Cdc18 family protein: MGGLFSDVTDTIFLEKEVLDEEYQPDEILEREDEINEYKSAFTDVLFGRNPSNVMLYGKAGVGKTAVTRYVLEELKTETEDREDADDLYVHRHNCNGDTMFSAVRTLVNGLLPEESAQFPKKGLSRADALEEFYAQLERLGGTHLVVLDEIDHLQDANELLYELPRARANDYITSARIGIIGISNNYTFRQHLSAKVQDALKEEEISFSTYDANELRAILHTRAEKALSEESYSDSAIAKAAAVAGRDTGSARQAIDLLRKGAEIAEENDEPRVKDDHIELAREAVKRGRLQDKIKDQSLHARLVLEAVAKLDHVGETPARSKAIMKTYRRVARKRAEEPLTTLKSIQNHLSDLYMLGFLLRSEENEGRKGGSYHEYDLDMDANVVFEVCDQLDNEDAV; encoded by the coding sequence ATGGGCGGGCTGTTTAGCGACGTCACAGACACCATCTTCCTAGAGAAGGAAGTCCTCGATGAAGAGTACCAGCCAGACGAAATCCTCGAACGCGAAGACGAAATCAACGAATACAAATCCGCATTCACGGACGTCCTGTTCGGCCGGAACCCCTCGAACGTCATGCTGTACGGAAAAGCAGGTGTGGGCAAGACCGCGGTCACACGATACGTCCTCGAAGAACTCAAAACCGAGACTGAGGACCGCGAGGACGCAGACGACCTCTACGTCCACCGCCACAATTGTAATGGGGATACGATGTTCAGTGCGGTGCGCACCCTCGTAAATGGTCTTCTGCCCGAGGAGAGCGCGCAATTCCCGAAGAAAGGTCTGTCTCGGGCGGACGCGCTCGAAGAATTCTACGCGCAACTCGAACGCCTTGGGGGCACCCATCTCGTCGTCCTCGACGAAATCGACCACCTCCAGGACGCAAACGAACTCCTCTATGAGTTGCCGCGAGCCCGTGCGAACGACTACATCACCAGCGCCCGCATCGGCATCATCGGCATCAGTAACAACTACACGTTCCGCCAACACCTCTCCGCGAAAGTCCAGGACGCCCTCAAAGAAGAAGAAATCTCATTCAGCACCTACGACGCGAACGAACTCCGAGCCATCCTCCATACTCGCGCCGAGAAAGCACTCTCCGAGGAAAGCTACTCGGATAGCGCGATCGCGAAAGCCGCGGCCGTCGCGGGCCGTGACACCGGGAGCGCCCGCCAAGCCATCGACTTACTGCGGAAGGGCGCGGAAATCGCCGAAGAAAACGACGAACCCAGAGTCAAAGACGACCACATCGAGCTTGCACGGGAAGCCGTCAAACGCGGCCGCCTCCAAGACAAAATCAAAGACCAATCACTGCACGCTCGACTCGTCCTCGAAGCGGTCGCGAAACTCGACCACGTCGGGGAGACTCCTGCTCGCTCGAAAGCCATCATGAAAACATATCGCCGGGTCGCCAGAAAACGCGCCGAAGAACCCCTTACGACACTCAAAAGCATCCAGAACCACTTGAGTGACCTCTACATGCTCGGATTCTTACTGCGGAGCGAGGAGAACGAAGGCCGGAAAGGCGGCTCCTATCACGAATACGACCTCGACATGGACGCCAACGTCGTCTTCGAAGTCTGCGACCAACTCGACAACGAAGACGCCGTCTAG
- a CDS encoding HEPN domain-containing protein, which translates to MINRLYYPAFHSVQAALYDRGFEPTSHGGVLSLFGSEIISVGDAPRRDGRFFSKLSELRQQADYGYNELEEDIDALHSRTQELVADMETLCTVSE; encoded by the coding sequence GTGATAAATCGTCTCTACTACCCCGCGTTTCACTCCGTCCAAGCAGCCCTTTACGACCGCGGATTCGAGCCCACGTCCCACGGTGGCGTGCTCTCCCTGTTCGGCTCCGAAATCATCTCGGTCGGCGACGCCCCACGACGGGATGGCCGATTTTTCAGCAAGCTCTCTGAGCTTCGCCAGCAAGCGGACTATGGGTACAACGAACTTGAGGAGGACATCGACGCGCTCCACTCCCGAACTCAGGAACTCGTCGCCGATATGGAGACTCTCTGCACTGTCTCCGAGTAA
- the hepT gene encoding type VII toxin-antitoxin system HepT family RNase toxin, translated as MADERVVSKKLEQIEQYHGELKAKQRSLSRADFLRETTEQRAVERMFENAIQACSDLAQHVATNDFDFEGSASKEALRVLGQEGVIDEETMNTLVAAIGFRNVLAHEYGKVEYSQVYETLQTGLGVYDAFSQQLAQWFRNKG; from the coding sequence ATGGCTGACGAGCGCGTTGTCTCGAAGAAACTCGAACAGATCGAACAGTACCACGGGGAACTGAAGGCGAAACAACGGTCGCTCTCTCGTGCGGACTTTCTCAGAGAGACCACCGAGCAACGCGCGGTGGAACGGATGTTCGAGAACGCGATTCAGGCGTGTTCTGACCTCGCCCAACACGTCGCGACGAACGATTTTGACTTCGAGGGGAGCGCGTCCAAGGAAGCGCTTCGAGTTCTGGGCCAGGAGGGAGTAATCGATGAGGAGACGATGAACACGCTCGTTGCCGCTATCGGGTTCAGAAACGTACTGGCTCACGAGTACGGCAAGGTAGAGTATAGCCAGGTGTACGAAACCCTCCAAACCGGGCTTGGAGTCTATGACGCGTTCAGTCAGCAACTCGCACAGTGGTTCCGGAATAAAGGCTAG
- a CDS encoding right-handed parallel beta-helix repeat-containing protein: MQERERQPPTEIDSCTTINDPGRYVLTTDIEDSDANVCIDIQSSEVYFDANGHTIDGARTDEVLNESAQGPIPSPTSVAVGVGVDVPGSLSNVTVTDVTATRSVFGVYATDLTDLRVENTTASTNGYGIFVNNSSDSTVAHTAALDNFADGIDVNSLRGRQVTGITVTDSVALRNRYEGIAVWNASHSVVADSVAAENGEVGVLFESETQRASVNNTGANVTARANGYLGYKDGIGIFHASDSLVTNSTAVNNSGTGIAFDALDETVSNNTVVDSTATENSGGVLVINSTDTMVANVTASKNVLGILSVDRIDGLVITENTVDDNEFIGLIVDGGAGVAVTDNTVRNSGYVGINFANTEKALLAGNEVTGTRGDASFDVPFPAAGILLSNVSTSGVVDNTASENNVSGVLMREGNENLILLSNRASGNADDGVTVNASESIALILTTANNNGDDGIEVTASNRILLVGNTLDGNGDLAVEINESENVIRRGPPGWS; encoded by the coding sequence ATGCAAGAGCGGGAACGGCAACCGCCGACGGAAATCGATTCATGCACTACCATCAATGACCCCGGACGCTACGTCCTCACCACAGATATCGAGGACAGCGACGCGAACGTCTGTATCGACATCCAATCGAGCGAGGTCTACTTCGACGCGAACGGGCACACGATCGACGGGGCACGGACCGACGAGGTCCTCAACGAGAGCGCCCAGGGGCCAATCCCCTCGCCGACGAGCGTCGCGGTCGGCGTCGGTGTCGACGTGCCAGGATCGCTCTCGAACGTCACCGTCACCGACGTCACGGCCACCCGTTCGGTGTTCGGCGTCTACGCGACCGACCTGACCGACCTTCGGGTCGAGAACACCACCGCGTCGACCAACGGCTACGGAATCTTCGTCAACAACTCCAGCGACTCGACGGTGGCCCACACCGCTGCCCTGGACAACTTCGCCGATGGGATCGACGTCAATTCCCTGCGCGGGCGGCAGGTCACGGGGATCACCGTTACCGACAGCGTCGCGTTGCGGAACCGGTACGAGGGCATCGCCGTCTGGAACGCGAGTCACTCGGTGGTGGCCGACAGCGTTGCCGCGGAGAACGGTGAAGTCGGCGTCCTGTTCGAGTCGGAGACTCAGCGGGCCAGCGTCAACAACACGGGGGCGAACGTCACCGCGAGAGCGAACGGCTACCTCGGCTATAAGGACGGTATCGGCATCTTCCACGCGAGCGATTCACTCGTGACCAACAGCACGGCGGTGAACAACAGCGGCACGGGGATCGCCTTTGACGCCCTCGATGAGACGGTGAGCAATAATACGGTGGTCGACAGTACGGCCACTGAGAACAGTGGCGGCGTCCTCGTCATCAACTCCACCGACACCATGGTAGCGAACGTCACCGCGAGTAAGAACGTTCTCGGAATCCTCTCCGTCGACCGTATCGACGGCCTGGTAATCACGGAGAATACGGTCGATGACAACGAGTTCATCGGCCTGATCGTGGACGGAGGGGCGGGAGTGGCCGTCACCGACAACACCGTCCGCAACAGCGGGTACGTCGGCATCAACTTCGCCAACACGGAGAAGGCCCTCCTGGCCGGGAACGAGGTGACGGGCACCAGAGGAGATGCGTCCTTCGATGTTCCGTTCCCGGCTGCGGGGATCCTGCTGTCGAACGTGTCGACCAGCGGCGTCGTCGACAACACTGCGTCCGAAAACAACGTCAGCGGCGTCCTGATGCGGGAGGGGAACGAGAATCTCATCCTGCTCTCGAACCGTGCGTCTGGGAACGCTGACGACGGCGTCACGGTGAACGCCTCGGAGTCCATTGCGCTGATTTTGACCACTGCGAACAACAACGGCGACGACGGCATTGAGGTCACCGCCTCGAACCGGATCCTGCTCGTGGGGAACACACTCGACGGGAACGGCGACCTGGCGGTCGAAATCAACGAATCGGAGAACGTCATACGACGCGGTCCTCCCGGATGGTCATAG
- a CDS encoding nucleotidyltransferase domain-containing protein — protein sequence MNDEAAHESLPADAHTDAAAAFVDRARSRHGDEITELYVFGSTVHGDAHGRSSDVDVLVVLGDDTKTDRETIADSLRDIALDVMIEYGPVVELHILSEATFERYQREGNPFIRNVVTEGRSYAC from the coding sequence ATGAACGATGAGGCTGCGCATGAGTCCCTCCCCGCCGATGCCCACACTGATGCAGCGGCGGCGTTCGTCGACCGCGCGCGGTCCCGTCACGGCGATGAGATCACTGAGCTGTACGTGTTCGGTTCCACCGTCCACGGCGACGCCCACGGACGCTCAAGCGACGTTGACGTCCTCGTCGTCCTCGGCGATGACACCAAAACCGACCGCGAGACGATCGCTGATTCGCTCCGCGATATCGCTCTAGATGTGATGATTGAGTACGGTCCCGTCGTCGAACTCCACATCCTTTCGGAAGCCACGTTCGAGCGCTACCAGCGGGAGGGAAACCCGTTCATCCGGAACGTCGTCACTGAAGGACGCTCGTATGCCTGCTGA
- a CDS encoding phage NrS-1 polymerase family protein, translated as MGVDLDDARDPETETPMEWADSIIEHLESYTEISPSGTGYHVLIEGELPPGRNRRGDVELYETARFFTVTGNHVTSTPRTIESRSDGLRTVYSEHVADEPESADQSSLGDHETTDEPDSTLSLSDEDLLERAREASNGEKFERLWRGDTSGYDSHSEADMALACLLAFWTGGDTTQMGRLFEQSGLHREKWDTQHYGDGSTYGEKTLARAVSVTTDSYSPPAQTDSAATDADAPEPIPEPEPEPEAVEVAEIEEESEESNVNLEGNSPERMKDGETAFGLSVASGDLHERERARIKTILELEEQLRELEAENERLRDERDIARATQSRLEDELTAESDTQTGFFASLRGFFSKKAE; from the coding sequence GTGGGGGTTGACCTCGACGACGCCCGAGACCCCGAAACTGAGACGCCAATGGAGTGGGCGGACTCGATTATTGAGCATCTTGAGTCCTACACCGAAATTAGTCCATCCGGAACTGGGTATCACGTCCTCATCGAAGGCGAACTCCCACCGGGACGGAACCGACGCGGGGACGTGGAACTCTATGAGACCGCGCGCTTTTTCACCGTCACCGGCAACCACGTCACTAGCACGCCCCGGACTATCGAATCGCGGAGCGACGGCCTCCGTACTGTGTACTCAGAACACGTTGCAGACGAACCGGAGTCTGCAGACCAATCCTCGTTGGGGGATCACGAGACGACTGACGAACCGGATTCAACGCTCAGCCTTTCGGACGAGGACTTGCTGGAACGCGCACGTGAGGCGTCGAACGGGGAGAAGTTCGAGCGCCTCTGGCGTGGCGACACCTCAGGATATGATAGTCACTCGGAAGCGGATATGGCGCTTGCGTGCCTGCTCGCGTTCTGGACGGGCGGCGACACCACCCAAATGGGCCGCCTCTTCGAACAATCCGGACTCCACCGCGAGAAATGGGACACCCAACATTATGGGGATGGGAGTACGTACGGCGAGAAAACACTCGCCCGTGCTGTGAGTGTGACCACTGACTCCTACTCACCACCAGCACAGACCGATTCAGCAGCAACTGATGCCGACGCACCCGAACCAATACCGGAGCCGGAACCGGAACCGGAGGCTGTCGAAGTAGCGGAGATTGAAGAGGAAAGTGAGGAGTCGAATGTGAACCTAGAAGGCAACTCACCGGAACGCATGAAAGACGGTGAGACGGCTTTTGGGCTGTCGGTTGCATCTGGGGACCTCCACGAGCGAGAACGCGCCCGAATCAAGACCATCCTCGAGCTTGAGGAGCAACTCCGTGAATTGGAAGCTGAGAACGAGCGGCTTCGAGACGAACGCGATATTGCACGAGCGACCCAATCCAGGCTCGAAGACGAACTTACAGCAGAATCTGACACACAAACGGGCTTTTTCGCGTCGCTCCGTGGATTCTTCTCGAAGAAAGCTGAGTAA
- the mntA gene encoding type VII toxin-antitoxin system MntA family adenylyltransferase antitoxin, with translation MDTTDGRSQVLAGLSESLCHDPDIEFVVVFGSQLTGDARPSSDIDLAVKFSDTLSSHERFRKRCFLSGDLQREDAPFVDISDIETLPIGVAHDAVNGDVLCGNKEAFRRFKADIEASFEDQRDDIRDQQQRVIDRIAEDGLHG, from the coding sequence ATGGACACGACTGATGGGCGTTCACAAGTCCTCGCCGGTCTTTCGGAGTCGCTCTGTCATGATCCGGACATCGAGTTTGTAGTGGTGTTCGGATCGCAACTCACGGGTGACGCACGTCCATCGTCCGATATCGATCTCGCGGTCAAATTCAGCGATACGCTGTCGTCGCATGAGCGCTTCCGGAAGCGGTGTTTCCTCTCGGGTGACCTGCAACGAGAGGATGCTCCGTTCGTCGACATTTCTGACATCGAGACGCTTCCGATTGGGGTGGCCCACGATGCCGTCAACGGCGATGTCCTCTGTGGCAACAAAGAGGCATTCCGACGGTTCAAGGCTGATATCGAGGCTTCGTTCGAAGATCAACGCGATGATATTCGCGATCAGCAACAGCGCGTGATTGATCGTATTGCAGAGGACGGCCTGCATGGCTGA
- a CDS encoding ATP-binding protein — MDAIPSQIQRLHSLAEPFDDRSWRKRRSGDPLTPRTIEWVLVASSDGIEYYVGLHDEDLEGDPDLTSLETLLRGLFPDRYEFEQCTFDPASVLDIPDSLLHTDAEGSDDERHLAGVEFVGRGKRRADWQTRLTPFDEFHTEQSSARPPLASVAETLATTDTPVVFQVLLQPKPDWMTEAGVRQRRLKKNEESFIGKLITKLFAPKESYSTESASEQPVAPENQRRLDALEDRDTHHGFSVNVRAATTAQSAGKAKRTVDSLSTAFTPVSGRDYRIGANTHYEALCASEPPRKSQALDLLDAITGREFQQMTTGLSSKLPGRGRVSPEIVAAHDEVPSFCLLGGSTLSTNAERALGLTPGEQTVIPRPPQERLARYRQQGLTLGVPLTQDGRPESSPVSLPPSLQPLHVAWFGKTGSGKSTGVTTGMLENHAATRGPSILIDPKGDGMPVEYLRAHYAKYGTLDNVYYFECSEVLPALSFFDIRPQLAAGVDRETAVQDVVDHYIEILVGIMGRENFESAVRSPDIIRYLVKALFDPVHGSDAFSHRELQEATTRMKETRDAPSVSDEDLAVLLGGVVTNSKRSFTEVMQGVQNRIEKIPLDYRLARLFNHVPNLEDGSDDPYFDFFEVLDEDAVVVVDTSQLRSKSRNGFTLALLSNLWTALRRRYGLYMKNGGSPTTTQDDLPLVNLYLEEAADVAASGLMTDLLSQSRGFGLSVTLAMQFPAQVREADSEAYAEILNNVSTIVTGNVAVDPDLEKKLATEEMPPREVGNRLRALRRGQWFVRLPAAFGEPEPRPFLLESAPLPSGHPESDDPLSEMARVAFNALFDVVRDRSRLDHGLDLVTDDQSETTTTATESTETTAESETTEDLSSARVDSALPYTKRLPKCITYDGDLHAIVCGECENRYTASLSGILRGIECCSSLARVDRDKIPISDVGLMLSESERRESEYSDRQLCFLQAVYSAHQFEYDPEYEYDPRWDTMLRLQEYVGIESEDLQELLDDELLRIDCDHPHRLYTVTAKGRSEIQVAHREGVSYGHGVGDLGESTLHRVMVAFGRQYVETAYETNAESSVVDVVPYYELDDGHRLDVAGLDSEGEVRVVVEAERSNNDTLRAVPEDYDKMAELDPEDAIWIVENREGAHKVLSALNDPPTGKVRVAKSYSESSAPQIFTLDAPGCTEIHTLRYLRDSLLEVEPPEIG, encoded by the coding sequence GTGGACGCGATTCCAAGCCAGATTCAGCGACTTCATAGTCTCGCTGAGCCGTTCGATGACCGGTCGTGGCGAAAGCGACGGTCAGGCGACCCGCTCACACCGCGAACAATCGAATGGGTACTCGTTGCGAGTAGCGACGGTATTGAGTACTATGTTGGGCTTCACGACGAAGATTTAGAAGGAGACCCGGATCTCACATCGCTTGAAACCCTGCTTCGGGGCCTCTTCCCTGACCGCTACGAATTCGAACAATGTACCTTTGATCCGGCGTCCGTACTCGACATCCCCGACTCGCTACTTCACACTGACGCGGAGGGGTCGGACGACGAACGCCATCTTGCTGGTGTTGAGTTCGTTGGGCGGGGGAAGCGGCGTGCGGATTGGCAGACGCGGCTCACGCCCTTCGATGAGTTCCATACTGAGCAGTCGTCGGCGCGTCCGCCACTGGCGTCCGTAGCGGAAACGCTCGCTACCACAGACACGCCAGTCGTCTTCCAAGTCCTATTACAACCGAAGCCGGATTGGATGACGGAGGCAGGCGTCCGTCAACGCCGTTTGAAGAAGAACGAAGAGTCCTTTATTGGGAAGCTCATCACCAAGCTGTTCGCTCCAAAAGAGTCCTATTCCACAGAGAGTGCGAGTGAGCAACCAGTTGCGCCGGAGAACCAACGGCGACTTGATGCGCTCGAAGACCGGGATACGCATCATGGGTTTTCGGTGAATGTTCGGGCGGCGACCACCGCCCAGAGTGCAGGGAAAGCGAAACGGACCGTGGATTCGCTCTCGACAGCGTTCACACCAGTAAGTGGGCGAGACTACCGGATAGGCGCGAACACACACTACGAGGCCCTCTGTGCGTCTGAGCCACCACGAAAGTCACAGGCACTCGACCTACTTGACGCAATCACTGGCCGAGAATTCCAACAGATGACCACGGGACTCAGCTCAAAACTCCCTGGTCGGGGTCGAGTAAGTCCGGAGATTGTGGCGGCGCATGATGAAGTCCCGAGTTTCTGTCTCCTAGGAGGGAGTACGCTTTCGACGAACGCCGAACGCGCCCTCGGTCTCACGCCCGGCGAGCAAACGGTTATTCCACGGCCACCCCAAGAGCGGCTCGCACGGTATCGACAACAGGGACTCACACTTGGAGTCCCGTTGACGCAGGACGGTCGTCCTGAATCGAGTCCGGTCTCGCTCCCACCGTCACTGCAACCCTTGCACGTCGCGTGGTTCGGGAAGACCGGATCAGGGAAATCCACGGGCGTTACGACGGGAATGCTGGAGAATCATGCGGCGACGCGCGGCCCCTCGATTCTGATCGACCCGAAGGGTGACGGCATGCCAGTCGAGTATTTGCGCGCTCACTACGCGAAGTATGGCACGCTCGACAACGTCTATTATTTCGAGTGCTCGGAGGTCTTGCCTGCGCTCTCGTTCTTCGATATCAGGCCACAGCTTGCCGCGGGCGTGGACCGCGAGACCGCCGTCCAAGATGTCGTGGACCACTATATCGAGATACTGGTTGGGATTATGGGTCGTGAGAACTTCGAGAGTGCAGTTCGCTCCCCGGACATCATTCGGTATCTCGTGAAAGCGCTCTTCGACCCCGTACATGGTTCGGATGCCTTCTCACATCGGGAACTCCAGGAGGCGACAACGCGGATGAAAGAGACGCGGGATGCACCCTCGGTGAGTGATGAGGACCTTGCTGTGCTGTTGGGTGGGGTGGTGACGAATAGTAAGCGGTCGTTCACCGAAGTCATGCAGGGCGTGCAGAATCGGATCGAGAAAATCCCACTGGACTATCGACTTGCTCGGCTATTCAATCACGTGCCAAATCTCGAGGACGGTAGCGACGACCCCTACTTTGATTTTTTCGAGGTGCTGGATGAGGATGCAGTCGTGGTCGTGGATACGAGTCAACTTCGATCCAAAAGCAGAAACGGATTCACGCTTGCGCTCTTGTCGAATCTCTGGACGGCGCTGCGTCGACGCTACGGTCTCTACATGAAAAACGGGGGGTCGCCGACGACTACTCAAGACGACCTCCCATTAGTGAATCTGTACTTGGAGGAGGCGGCGGACGTTGCGGCCTCAGGATTGATGACGGATTTACTATCCCAATCTCGTGGATTCGGGTTGTCGGTGACGCTGGCGATGCAGTTCCCTGCCCAAGTGAGAGAAGCGGATTCAGAGGCGTACGCGGAGATCCTGAATAACGTTTCGACGATTGTCACAGGAAATGTTGCGGTGGACCCTGATTTAGAGAAGAAGCTCGCCACCGAAGAGATGCCACCAAGGGAAGTCGGGAATCGGTTGCGTGCGCTCCGGCGGGGCCAGTGGTTCGTCCGCTTGCCCGCAGCTTTCGGTGAGCCTGAGCCACGGCCATTCTTACTCGAATCTGCGCCACTCCCATCTGGGCATCCGGAGAGCGATGACCCGCTCTCGGAGATGGCGCGGGTTGCGTTCAACGCGCTCTTCGACGTCGTCCGGGACCGCTCTCGGCTGGATCATGGCCTCGACCTCGTCACCGACGACCAATCAGAAACCACGACGACGGCTACTGAGAGTACCGAGACGACGGCGGAAAGCGAAACGACCGAGGACCTTTCGAGTGCGCGTGTGGATTCGGCGTTACCATACACGAAGCGGCTTCCGAAGTGCATCACGTATGACGGAGACCTGCACGCTATCGTCTGCGGAGAATGCGAGAACCGATACACTGCCTCGTTATCTGGTATTCTCCGGGGGATTGAGTGTTGTTCGAGTCTCGCTCGGGTGGATCGCGATAAGATTCCGATCTCTGATGTTGGATTGATGCTTTCAGAATCAGAGCGTAGGGAGAGCGAGTATTCTGACCGCCAGCTTTGTTTCCTGCAGGCCGTCTATAGTGCGCATCAGTTCGAGTACGACCCAGAATACGAGTACGACCCACGCTGGGATACGATGCTTCGCTTACAGGAGTACGTCGGCATCGAGAGTGAGGACCTCCAGGAACTCCTCGATGATGAGCTACTGCGTATTGATTGTGACCACCCACACCGATTGTACACGGTGACTGCTAAGGGTCGAAGTGAGATTCAGGTTGCTCACCGCGAGGGCGTCTCCTATGGGCACGGGGTTGGGGATCTTGGGGAGTCCACACTCCATCGTGTGATGGTTGCGTTCGGCCGCCAGTACGTCGAAACAGCATACGAAACGAACGCCGAGTCCTCGGTGGTAGACGTCGTTCCCTATTATGAACTCGATGACGGCCATCGGTTGGACGTCGCGGGCCTCGACAGCGAGGGCGAAGTCCGAGTCGTCGTTGAGGCTGAGCGCTCGAACAATGATACGCTGCGGGCAGTCCCCGAAGACTATGATAAGATGGCTGAACTTGACCCGGAGGACGCGATCTGGATTGTGGAGAACCGAGAAGGCGCACACAAGGTCTTGAGTGCGTTGAACGACCCGCCGACAGGGAAGGTCCGGGTTGCGAAGTCCTATAGTGAGTCCTCAGCACCCCAAATTTTCACTTTGGACGCGCCGGGGTGTACGGAGATTCATACGCTCCGGTATCTCCGAGATTCACTGCTCGAGGTCGAGCCACCCGAGATTGGGTGA